From Streptomyces sp. TLI_053, a single genomic window includes:
- a CDS encoding MoaD/ThiS family protein, with protein MGATTGHDPAAAVRVSGTIRYWAAAKSEAGLAEEPYLAATLAEALAEAKARHADRPKLVLLLGHCSYLVDGSPVGGRDHTTVALSEGGTVEVLPPFAGG; from the coding sequence ATGGGCGCGACCACCGGGCACGACCCGGCGGCCGCCGTTCGGGTGAGCGGAACCATCCGCTACTGGGCGGCGGCGAAGTCGGAGGCCGGGCTGGCCGAGGAGCCGTACCTGGCGGCGACCCTGGCCGAGGCGCTGGCGGAGGCCAAGGCGCGGCACGCCGACCGGCCGAAGCTGGTCCTGCTGCTCGGCCACTGCTCCTACCTGGTGGACGGTTCGCCGGTGGGCGGCCGTGACCACACGACGGTGGCACTCAGCGAGGGCGGCACCGTCGAGGTCCTCCCGCCGTTCGCGGGCGGGTGA
- a CDS encoding DUF2993 domain-containing protein, giving the protein MRGWLKATIGLVVLSGVLVGADRIAVGVAEDEAADQILKSGRMSQKPHVSIEGFPFLTQVVSQKLDDVRISADGLTVGEGKDKVALHSFSARLSGVEVSDNMSSATVDTGSGSGLIDYADLSRLLPPASELVPNAGRLSLGANTRLTLSYGGPGKVKASLGPFPVGEASVHNKGNTVTVDGFRMSAMASLLAGVSDQAIDPISFTLSALPAGLNLASVTPQEEGFRLAFDGKDVKLIG; this is encoded by the coding sequence ATGCGCGGCTGGCTGAAGGCGACGATCGGCCTGGTGGTGCTCTCGGGGGTGCTGGTGGGCGCCGACCGGATAGCCGTGGGGGTCGCCGAGGACGAGGCGGCCGACCAGATCCTGAAGAGCGGCCGGATGAGCCAGAAGCCGCACGTGTCGATCGAGGGCTTCCCGTTCCTCACCCAGGTCGTCTCGCAGAAGCTGGACGATGTGCGGATCTCCGCGGACGGGCTGACCGTCGGCGAGGGCAAGGACAAGGTCGCGCTGCACTCCTTCTCGGCCAGACTTTCCGGTGTCGAGGTCAGCGACAACATGAGCAGCGCCACCGTGGACACCGGTTCCGGTTCGGGGCTGATCGACTACGCGGACCTGTCGCGGCTGCTGCCGCCGGCCTCGGAACTGGTGCCGAACGCGGGCCGGCTCTCGCTCGGCGCCAACACCAGGCTGACCCTCTCCTACGGCGGGCCGGGCAAGGTCAAGGCCTCGCTCGGGCCGTTCCCGGTCGGCGAGGCCTCGGTGCACAACAAGGGGAACACCGTGACGGTGGACGGCTTCCGGATGAGCGCGATGGCCTCGTTGCTCGCCGGGGTGTCCGACCAGGCCATCGACCCGATCAGCTTCACCCTCTCCGCGCTGCCCGCCGGGTTGAACCTCGCCTCGGTGACACCGCAGGAGGAGGGCTTCCGGCTGGCCTTCGACGGCAAGGACGTCAAGCTCATCGGCTGA
- a CDS encoding Ms5788A family Cys-rich leader peptide: MKRQTDLTKRRAVDLCRVAACLCRMR, translated from the coding sequence ATGAAGCGACAGACGGACCTCACGAAGCGGCGGGCGGTAGACCTGTGCCGCGTGGCCGCCTGTCTGTGTCGAATGCGCTGA
- a CDS encoding sulfurtransferase has protein sequence MSRSDVLVDADWVQARLDDPKVVIVEVDEDTSAYDKNHIRNAVRIDWKSDLQDPVRRDFIDQAGFEALLSAKGIANDDTVVLYGGNNNWFASYAYWYFKLYGHGDVRLLDGGRKKWELDSRDLVSEVPQRAATEYTAQAVDSSIRAFRDDVIAAIGTLNLVDVRSPDEFSGKLLAPAHLPQEQSQRPGHVPSARNIPWAKNANDDGTFKSDDELKALYEAEGVDLAKDTIAYCRIGERSALTWFVLHELLGQENVKNYDGSWTEYGSLVGVPIELGN, from the coding sequence ATGAGCCGCAGCGACGTCCTGGTCGACGCCGACTGGGTCCAGGCCCGCCTGGACGACCCGAAGGTCGTCATCGTCGAGGTCGACGAGGACACCTCCGCCTACGACAAGAACCACATCCGCAACGCCGTCCGGATCGACTGGAAGTCCGACCTCCAGGACCCGGTCCGCCGCGACTTCATCGACCAGGCCGGCTTCGAGGCGCTGCTCAGCGCCAAGGGCATCGCCAACGACGACACCGTCGTCCTCTACGGCGGCAACAACAACTGGTTCGCCTCGTACGCCTACTGGTACTTCAAGCTGTACGGCCACGGTGACGTCCGCCTGCTCGACGGCGGCCGCAAGAAGTGGGAGCTCGATTCCCGCGACCTGGTCTCCGAGGTGCCGCAGCGCGCCGCGACCGAGTACACGGCGCAGGCCGTCGACTCCTCGATCCGCGCCTTCCGCGACGACGTGATCGCCGCCATCGGCACCCTCAACCTGGTCGACGTCCGCTCGCCCGACGAGTTCTCCGGCAAGCTGCTCGCCCCGGCCCACCTCCCGCAGGAGCAGTCGCAGCGCCCCGGCCACGTGCCCTCCGCGCGCAACATCCCGTGGGCGAAGAACGCCAACGACGACGGCACCTTCAAGAGCGACGACGAGCTCAAGGCCCTGTACGAGGCCGAGGGCGTCGACCTGGCGAAGGACACCATCGCCTACTGCCGCATCGGCGAGCGCTCCGCGCTCACCTGGTTCGTCCTGCACGAGCTGCTCGGCCAGGAGAACGTGAAGAACTACGACGGTTCCTGGACCGAGTACGGCAGCCTCGTCGGCGTGCCGATCGAGCTCGGCAACTGA
- a CDS encoding DUF1416 domain-containing protein, translated as MCGAKAGGPDLAGVDVANETIIQGSVTRDGEPVNGYVRLLDEGGEFTAEVPTSATGQFRFFARPGKWTLRALVPGQTVDRQVVASQGNLTEVAIAV; from the coding sequence ATGTGCGGTGCGAAGGCCGGTGGGCCGGACCTGGCAGGAGTTGACGTGGCGAACGAGACGATCATCCAGGGTTCCGTGACCCGCGACGGCGAGCCGGTCAACGGCTACGTCCGACTGCTCGACGAGGGCGGCGAGTTCACGGCGGAGGTGCCCACCTCGGCGACCGGCCAGTTCCGGTTCTTCGCCCGCCCGGGCAAGTGGACCCTGCGGGCGCTCGTCCCGGGCCAGACCGTGGACCGCCAGGTGGTCGCCTCCCAGGGCAACCTGACCGAGGTCGCGATCGCGGTCTGA
- a CDS encoding DUF3099 domain-containing protein — MQARRRHRYYFAMMGVCLGLFVLAWGVVRFWSVPAAIGMCVVAMVIPPVAAVFANRRDPEDDWWDDPRWEDPKWDEPGHDRDRPDRDRPDGR, encoded by the coding sequence GTGCAGGCACGCCGGCGACACCGCTACTACTTCGCCATGATGGGCGTCTGCCTCGGGCTGTTCGTGCTGGCCTGGGGCGTCGTGCGGTTCTGGTCCGTCCCGGCCGCGATCGGCATGTGCGTGGTCGCGATGGTGATCCCGCCGGTCGCGGCGGTGTTCGCCAACCGGCGGGACCCCGAGGACGACTGGTGGGACGACCCGCGCTGGGAGGACCCGAAGTGGGACGAGCCCGGCCACGACCGGGACCGCCCCGACCGGGACCGCCCCGACGGGCGGTGA
- a CDS encoding DsrE family protein, translated as MSSQKKLVIKVTAGADAPERCSQAFTVAAVAVASGVEVSLWLTGESSWFALPGRAAGFELPHAAPLPDLLESVLAAGTVTLCTQCAVRRGIEQKDTVEGVRIAGAQVFVSEIMADGVQALVY; from the coding sequence ATGTCGTCTCAGAAGAAGCTCGTCATCAAGGTCACCGCCGGAGCGGACGCGCCGGAGCGGTGCTCGCAGGCGTTCACGGTGGCGGCGGTCGCCGTCGCCAGCGGGGTCGAGGTCTCGCTCTGGCTGACCGGGGAGTCGTCCTGGTTCGCCCTTCCGGGGCGCGCGGCCGGGTTCGAGCTGCCGCACGCGGCCCCGCTGCCGGACCTGCTGGAGTCGGTCCTGGCGGCCGGCACGGTCACCCTCTGCACCCAGTGCGCGGTGCGGCGCGGGATCGAGCAGAAGGACACCGTCGAGGGCGTCCGGATCGCGGGCGCCCAGGTCTTCGTCAGCGAGATCATGGCCGACGGCGTGCAGGCGCTCGTCTACTGA
- a CDS encoding FABP family protein, producing the protein MIEIPSDLHKDVVPLAFLLGTWEGAGVYAPLPGSEGQDTEKCNFGQEIVIRHDGRPFLEFRSRTWVLDNEGEKVRPLENEHAFWRVTSNQHGASGARGIEISSVRDDGTVEIWYGELADGKPQIDVSTDAVARIEGSPEYSGGKRLYGFVNEELLWVGEKAAPNVPLRPYMSAQLKKVLSPAQLIKDINDLPDDGIAFFK; encoded by the coding sequence ATGATCGAGATCCCCTCTGACCTCCACAAGGACGTCGTCCCGCTGGCCTTCCTCCTCGGCACCTGGGAGGGCGCGGGCGTCTACGCCCCCCTGCCGGGCTCGGAGGGCCAGGACACCGAGAAGTGCAACTTCGGCCAGGAGATCGTCATCCGCCACGACGGACGGCCCTTCCTGGAGTTCCGCTCCCGCACCTGGGTGCTGGACAACGAGGGCGAGAAGGTCCGTCCGCTGGAGAACGAGCACGCCTTCTGGCGCGTGACCAGCAACCAGCACGGCGCCAGCGGTGCCCGCGGGATCGAGATCTCCTCCGTCCGCGACGACGGCACGGTGGAGATCTGGTACGGCGAGCTGGCCGACGGCAAGCCGCAGATCGACGTCTCCACCGACGCGGTCGCCCGGATCGAGGGCTCCCCGGAGTACTCGGGCGGCAAGCGGCTCTACGGCTTCGTCAACGAGGAACTGCTCTGGGTCGGCGAGAAGGCCGCCCCCAACGTCCCGCTGCGCCCGTACATGTCCGCCCAGCTGAAGAAGGTGCTCTCGCCGGCCCAGCTGATCAAGGACATCAACGACCTGCCGGACGACGGCATCGCGTTCTTCAAGTAG
- a CDS encoding Fur family transcriptional regulator — translation MADTGTTDWQLSGDWKADLRERGYRLTPQRQLVLEAVDALDHATPDDILCHVRQTASGVNISTVYRTLELLEELGLVSHAHLGHGAPTYHLAGRHHHLHLVCRDCEKVTETGTEIAQPLIDSLRVAHGFDTDLKHFAIFGRCADCSAKRAAERP, via the coding sequence GTGGCGGACACCGGCACCACCGACTGGCAGCTCTCCGGCGACTGGAAGGCCGACCTGCGCGAGCGCGGCTACCGGCTCACCCCGCAGCGCCAGCTCGTCCTGGAGGCGGTCGACGCGCTCGACCACGCCACCCCGGACGACATCCTCTGCCACGTCCGGCAGACCGCCAGCGGCGTCAACATCTCCACCGTCTACCGGACCCTGGAGCTGCTGGAGGAACTCGGCCTGGTCTCGCACGCCCACCTCGGCCACGGCGCCCCGACCTACCACCTGGCCGGCCGCCACCACCATCTGCACCTGGTCTGCCGGGACTGCGAGAAGGTCACCGAGACCGGCACCGAGATCGCCCAGCCGCTGATCGACAGCCTGCGCGTCGCGCACGGTTTCGACACCGACCTCAAGCATTTCGCCATCTTCGGCCGCTGCGCCGACTGCTCCGCGAAGCGCGCCGCCGAGCGGCCGTAA
- a CDS encoding glycine cleavage T C-terminal barrel domain-containing protein, whose product MKSPLLALPGAVPAEGADEGVAAHYGDLFREQRSLARGSGFVDLSHRGVLTVTGDDRLSWLHLLLTQHVSALPSGQATEALVLSPNGHVEHALYLVDDGTTTWAHVEPGTQQALIGYLESMKFFYRVEVTDATADFAVVHLPAGSTASAEGAAAVRELTYGRDLFLPRAELAALTAGYGPAAGVWAYEALRIEGHRPRLGFETDHRTIPHEVDWLATAVHLQKGCYRGQETVARVHNLGRPPRRLVFLHLDGTEEVLPPHGTEVRLASDPQGRSLGFVTSSARHHELGPVALAVVKRNVPVDAVLLAGTVPGTQDVIVPQ is encoded by the coding sequence CTGAAGAGCCCGCTGCTTGCGCTGCCCGGAGCCGTCCCCGCCGAGGGCGCCGACGAGGGCGTCGCCGCCCACTACGGCGACCTCTTCCGCGAGCAACGGAGCCTCGCCCGGGGGTCCGGCTTCGTCGACCTCTCGCACCGCGGGGTGCTCACCGTCACCGGCGACGACCGGCTGAGCTGGCTGCACCTGCTGCTCACCCAGCACGTCAGCGCGCTGCCGTCGGGGCAGGCCACCGAGGCGCTGGTGCTCTCGCCCAACGGGCACGTCGAGCACGCCCTCTACCTGGTCGACGACGGCACCACCACCTGGGCGCACGTCGAGCCGGGCACCCAGCAGGCGCTGATCGGCTACCTCGAGAGCATGAAGTTCTTCTACCGGGTCGAGGTGACCGACGCGACCGCCGACTTCGCGGTGGTCCACCTGCCGGCCGGCTCGACCGCCTCCGCCGAGGGTGCGGCCGCCGTCCGCGAACTGACGTACGGGCGGGACCTCTTCCTGCCGCGCGCCGAGCTCGCCGCGCTGACCGCGGGGTACGGCCCGGCGGCGGGCGTGTGGGCGTACGAGGCGCTGCGGATCGAGGGCCACCGGCCGCGGCTCGGTTTCGAGACCGACCACCGGACCATCCCGCACGAGGTGGACTGGCTGGCCACCGCCGTGCACCTGCAGAAGGGCTGCTACCGGGGGCAGGAGACGGTGGCCCGGGTGCACAACCTGGGGCGGCCGCCGCGCCGGCTGGTCTTCCTGCACCTGGACGGCACCGAGGAGGTGCTGCCCCCGCACGGAACCGAGGTGCGGCTCGCCTCGGACCCGCAGGGGCGGTCGCTCGGCTTCGTGACCTCCTCGGCGCGCCACCACGAGCTCGGGCCGGTCGCGCTGGCCGTCGTGAAGCGGAACGTGCCGGTGGACGCGGTGCTGCTGGCCGGCACGGTGCCGGGGACGCAGGACGTGATCGTCCCGCAGTAG
- the dtd gene encoding D-aminoacyl-tRNA deacylase, whose product MRAVVQRVSEARVTVAGETVGAIEGPGLCALVGVTHDDTPAKAAQLARKLWTLRLLPADGDGVERSCSDIAAPLLVISQFTLYGDARKGRRPTWNAAAPGPVAEPLVDEVVAQLRALGAEVETGRFGADMKVALVNDGPFTVLVEV is encoded by the coding sequence ATGCGAGCAGTGGTGCAGCGAGTGAGCGAGGCCCGGGTGACGGTGGCCGGCGAGACCGTCGGCGCGATCGAGGGGCCCGGGCTCTGCGCCCTGGTCGGCGTCACCCACGACGACACCCCCGCCAAGGCGGCCCAGCTCGCCCGCAAGTTGTGGACCCTGCGGCTGCTGCCCGCCGACGGGGACGGGGTCGAGCGGTCCTGCTCGGACATCGCGGCGCCGCTGCTGGTCATCAGCCAGTTCACGCTCTACGGCGACGCCCGCAAGGGCCGCCGCCCCACCTGGAACGCCGCCGCGCCCGGCCCGGTCGCCGAGCCGCTGGTGGACGAGGTGGTCGCCCAGCTGCGCGCGCTCGGCGCCGAGGTCGAGACCGGCCGCTTCGGCGCCGACATGAAGGTGGCGCTGGTGAACGACGGCCCGTTCACCGTCCTCGTCGAGGTCTGA
- a CDS encoding ABC transporter substrate-binding protein, whose translation MDAIGTAQDRYGRAPEEPGSGPDLEGLGLDQLRILRRETLEQEEDLSYLRRLLHGRMDILLAELDRRPDGGAARPADPAEPAGALLERLPAILTDAAPTVRRSARHVTLGPPRGQQSQLEADTLMGDVQLADLAAHPAAELLAALERLRAHEREVSGRRQRLLRTADGCNAEITRRYRDGEARVEDLLAGGPL comes from the coding sequence ATGGACGCGATCGGCACGGCACAGGACCGGTACGGACGGGCGCCGGAGGAGCCCGGCTCCGGACCGGACCTCGAAGGGCTGGGCCTGGACCAGCTGCGGATCCTGCGCCGGGAGACCCTGGAGCAGGAGGAGGACCTCTCCTACCTGCGGCGGCTGCTGCACGGCCGGATGGACATCCTGCTGGCCGAGCTGGACCGCCGGCCCGACGGCGGCGCGGCCCGTCCGGCCGACCCGGCGGAGCCGGCCGGCGCCCTGCTGGAACGGCTGCCGGCGATCCTGACGGACGCGGCGCCGACCGTCCGCCGCTCGGCCCGGCATGTCACCCTGGGGCCGCCGCGGGGACAGCAGTCCCAGCTGGAGGCGGACACGCTGATGGGGGACGTGCAGCTGGCCGACCTGGCGGCGCACCCGGCGGCGGAGCTGCTGGCGGCGCTGGAACGGCTGCGCGCGCACGAGCGCGAGGTGTCCGGGCGGCGGCAGCGGCTGCTGCGGACGGCGGACGGCTGCAACGCCGAAATCACCCGCAGGTACCGTGATGGGGAAGCACGGGTCGAGGACCTGCTCGCAGGCGGCCCGCTCTGA
- a CDS encoding asparaginase, whose product MSNPALPVLAEVVRSGFVEGRHHGSLVLLAADGSVEFALGTPDAPVFPRSCAKPFQAVATLRAGLALEGELLALAASSHSAESFHLAGVRRILADAGLDETALRTPADLPLDETEAELHLRWGGDHEPVLMDCSGKHAGWLAACVANDWPTDSYLDPAHPIQRLAQEALEEAVGETSAHAGVDGCGAPLLAVSLTGLARGYRSLLLAGPGTPQRRVADAMRAHPEYVAGTRRADTRLMRAVPGALAKMGAEAVQAVALPDGRALAFKIEDGAERARGPVLAAALRRLGVTTGDGTIDRIAAAPLLGGGIPVGEVRATF is encoded by the coding sequence ATGTCCAACCCCGCCCTGCCCGTGCTCGCCGAGGTCGTCCGCTCGGGCTTCGTCGAGGGCCGGCACCACGGCTCGCTGGTCCTGCTCGCCGCCGACGGCTCGGTCGAGTTCGCCCTCGGCACGCCGGACGCCCCGGTGTTCCCCCGCTCCTGCGCCAAGCCCTTCCAGGCGGTGGCGACCCTGCGGGCCGGGCTGGCGCTGGAGGGCGAGCTGCTGGCGCTGGCGGCGTCCAGCCACTCGGCAGAATCGTTTCACCTCGCCGGTGTGCGGCGGATACTGGCCGATGCCGGCCTCGACGAGACCGCGCTGCGGACCCCGGCCGACCTCCCGCTGGACGAGACGGAGGCCGAACTCCACCTGCGCTGGGGCGGCGACCACGAGCCCGTGCTGATGGACTGCTCCGGCAAGCACGCCGGCTGGCTGGCCGCCTGCGTGGCCAACGACTGGCCCACCGACAGCTACCTCGACCCGGCGCACCCGATCCAGCGGCTGGCCCAGGAGGCCCTGGAGGAGGCCGTCGGCGAGACCTCCGCGCACGCCGGGGTGGACGGCTGCGGCGCGCCGCTGCTGGCCGTCAGCCTGACCGGCCTGGCCCGCGGCTACCGCTCCCTGCTGCTGGCCGGGCCCGGCACCCCGCAGCGCCGGGTCGCCGACGCGATGCGGGCGCACCCCGAGTACGTGGCCGGCACCCGCCGCGCCGACACCCGGCTGATGCGCGCGGTGCCGGGCGCGCTCGCCAAGATGGGTGCCGAGGCGGTCCAGGCGGTCGCGCTGCCGGACGGCCGGGCGCTCGCCTTCAAGATCGAGGACGGTGCGGAGCGGGCCCGCGGCCCGGTGCTCGCCGCCGCCCTGCGCCGGCTCGGGGTCACCACCGGGGACGGCACGATCGACCGGATCGCCGCCGCGCCGCTGCTGGGCGGCGGGATCCCGGTGGGCGAGGTGCGCGCGACCTTCTGA
- a CDS encoding dodecin: MSEHVYRVTEIVGSSTESIDAAIRNGVERASRTLRNLDWFEVTQVRGHLADGGIQHFQVGLKIGFRLDEES; encoded by the coding sequence ATGAGCGAGCACGTGTACCGGGTGACCGAGATCGTCGGGTCCTCGACCGAGAGCATCGACGCCGCGATCCGCAACGGCGTGGAGCGGGCCTCCCGGACCCTGCGCAACCTCGACTGGTTCGAGGTCACGCAGGTCCGGGGCCATCTCGCGGACGGCGGGATCCAGCACTTCCAGGTCGGCCTGAAGATCGGCTTCCGGCTCGACGAGGAGAGCTGA